In Opitutus sp., one genomic interval encodes:
- a CDS encoding DUF2062 domain-containing protein, whose amino-acid sequence MRFPYWILRLLHRSRLSRSRLRGTWLHTRLGDRLLDKTLWKPTRESLARAWLVGFPITIIPFLPLQSVLACIAAIFFRGNLLLCIVLQFLSTPLTAPVHLPACYFVGEVVRGNRPSEVWHKVTHSPLGVFTGDSLFSLYLGAVVLGVAIGLLGYGVLKNFWHMPLKKRPSLGPGRGGRERGDF is encoded by the coding sequence ATGCGTTTTCCCTACTGGATATTGCGCTTGTTGCATCGTAGTCGGCTTTCCCGCAGCCGGTTGCGTGGAACCTGGCTGCACACGCGCTTGGGCGACCGCTTGCTAGACAAAACCCTGTGGAAACCCACGCGCGAATCTCTGGCGCGCGCCTGGTTGGTGGGCTTCCCCATTACCATAATTCCGTTTCTTCCGCTTCAGTCGGTGCTGGCCTGCATTGCCGCGATCTTCTTTCGCGGAAACCTGCTGCTGTGCATTGTCCTGCAGTTTCTTTCGACGCCCCTGACCGCGCCGGTGCACCTGCCCGCGTGTTATTTTGTCGGCGAGGTAGTGCGCGGAAACCGGCCCTCCGAGGTTTGGCATAAAGTCACCCACTCGCCCCTCGGGGTGTTCACCGGGGATTCGCTCTTCTCGCTGTACCTGGGGGCCGTCGTACTCGGCGTTGCCATCGGCCTGCTAGGCTATGGGGTGCTCAAAAACTTTTGGCACATGCCGCTGAAAAAACGCCCCTCACTTGGGCCGGGGCGGGGAGGCAGAGAGAGAGGCGATTTTTAA